In the Cucurbita pepo subsp. pepo cultivar mu-cu-16 chromosome LG17, ASM280686v2, whole genome shotgun sequence genome, TTATGGTGTTAATAGAGAAAATTCCTTCGCCTGCGGTAGACCAAGAATgtctcgttctcctccccaactgatgtaggatctcacaatccacttccttttGGGATCCAGCGTCcacgctagcacatcgcccagtgtctagctctaatacaatttgtaacagctaaCCTCaccgctaataaatattgtccgctttgactcaTTACATACTGTTATCAAAATGCGTTTGTCaaggagatgtttccacactcttattctcctccccaatcgacgtGGAATCTCCCAAGAGCGCGGTTGATTCTGCCCATGTCTAACAATGCCCCTGTTTACCCATATTTTATCCTTTGGTTTGCCATTGAGGATGATAGAGAAACTCACTGAGAGAGAGAAGTGTCTGGAAAaatgaatacaaaaatatagaAACTAAGAGAAATAGTATAAATTTAGAAAGACCaaagaaaaatttagataataaaaaattgagcTGTTGAGATGGTAACCACACCAATCAAgacttgaaattcaaatttggcACTTAATAATTCCAACATTCTCGTGTAATGTGATCATGTGTCTCACGtgcattttaaatatttttcttttaggaaGTCACTCAGTATAGTAttgttttaaacatttttagtTATTCTATCCTCGTGAAAGCTCTCATTTAGAATGGTCTCAGTTTATTCATCGGTCCCTCCTTTACTCGAGTGTTACTATatatgttcaaaatgtatatatatatattttgtcttTAAAACATGGttttaattggaaaaaaatatttgagaaatgaattaattatccaacaatcatatatattatatatatatatatatattccaaaaattaaagttaGGGACATAGAATATAACAATCTTGTCCGTAAGGATTAGAATATTCCTCCAACGTAATTAATAAGCTTTAGTTTGCAAATgggtccattttttttatcactttatttaaagaaaagataaattaCATAAAAGAAATGTGTTCATAATTTAGGACCATGTAAATATTTCTTTGCacttttttgtattaataatATTCCACTTTAAATTACACTACATTGAATTTTGTAGAAAATCTACTCTCATTGAATTTTGCCAAAGGGTCAAAGAGACGAGGAATGTGAAATAATTTTCTAAGACCAAGATATCCTATAGATGCTATATTCATACCGGTTCGAAATGCGAATCATAGTATTCATTCTTATGtaaatgagaatgaaaaaCGAGAtactttttcttgaatttttttgtaagaaaataaaaaaaaaatgaggattTCTCCAAGAGGACGAAACactttttataagaatgtggagatctcttattttaaaactgtaagacTTACACTATaagtaacgggtcaaaacagacaTAGACATAGACATAGAGATACAtatgagaataaaaaataatagtcaattttctttatttttccggtattccatgtttttcttctattttttcgtttttaattttgtaatatgattttttttttgttatattatttgtGTTTTGTCTTGTCTTCATTTCTAACTcgaattttctgttttttgtttatggttttcttttcgttatttattatgtattttattttttttgataaaaatattatttttatctggTAGAAgaatgactctgataccatgttagacgtgctactctccacaatggtatgatattgtccactttgagcataagctctaatttattttgggtttccacaaaagacctcataccaatcaATGgggagagtattatttgattataaaatcATGATTATCCTAAATTAGCTGAgaggtgggactttcatcctccAACATCATCtacaattttagaaatttcaaataGTTTATTGAGGAGTTAAGAAGAAGCAGATGTacttatgaaatttatttatatgaaaatcatagttgaatttgattgctagatcaatttaaataaaaaaaaatttaaaggataaataatgaaagtacattaaaaatttaattaaatgactcgaatgaaaataaaataacttagTAAAATGGTTGAAAGTAGGAAAATGCAATTTGGATCGAATCGATGCGCCGTCGGTGATGATTTCTTGAAGGTTTAGAATACTAAATACGGTTTCGAATTTGGAGATGAACCAATACAACTTTTTACctcaattctttttctcttatctcttttatatttattttgaaactctAACTTGTTTCGATTATCTTCTAACAGagataaatattgtaattCTGTTCTGTACGAAGATTTAAACCttttaattgtattaattataattttatttgttttaagcTTGATACATTTCTTTATACCTTTTGTTTCCTTGGACTACTACTAATTTTGATGCATGTGTAAAGatgaattcaaaagaaaaaaaaaatggaataatgATCCCACTTTGACCATTTGCTAGGCAAAGCTAACTCAGTCAGCTAGTATTTTGTGTCGGTGACAAAAGTGAGGAAGGTTGTTGGTGCATGCACATATCACGACCCACTTTgacctttctctttttctttttgtctcctttctttcccttctcaATAACTACATAGGCAGTGGAAACCAGAccaaaacaacacaacaataTACTCTTTATCTCCCTGATTTTCCTTCTCGATATCGAATCATGTCTCTATCATTTTCTACCAACCCATCCTCGAACCGGAGCCTAAAACACTTCTCCGACGAGGTGGTTGCCAGATCCATCTATACTAGACACCGTGATGGCAAAAGAATCAAGTTCGATATCGATAATTATATCGCACTGGTTGATAGCATCATTACAACTGCAGATCGAATCACCAAAGTAAGCATTTTCGTATACTATCTACTATTCCATTTACATTTCCCCcaatttatgtattttttatataatcaaTTGTAGGGTAACAAAGAAGGTTTGAAATTGTCAGATGATTTCTTGAATGTTGATCCTCCAATTTTTACTCTTAATCAGATATCGACCGAGGTTAGTATAAAAATCGACTTACCTTGTTGTGTGATCTACATTTAGTTTTATATGTATCACATTTAGGGTTTGTTTGgattatttgaaagaaaaaaaattaagcaatTTTCAATGAATTAGTATCACTTTTTAAGTTGTTATAACAGCTCAAAGCCACTATTTAcagatattgtcagctttgACCTGTTATCTATTGTCGTCAaccttacagttttaaaatgtgtcttatagagagaggtttccacacccttataagaaatgcttcgttctcttctccaactaatgtaCCCAAAGCaatccttataaaaatgtgaaaacctctcccttattgacagattttaaaaattatgagtcTGATAAtaatacgtaacaggctaaaacagacaatatttatcCGTCGTaaacttgaactgttacacaTTAAGTGCATATTTGAAAGAATTTTTGAACGTTTGAAAAGGGATTACAAACAAGATCTAACCACGAGTGGAATTTGATGTTTCTTAGTTGACACGTAAAGCTCCAGGAATAGAGAAAGCTCACCAAACAACACTAAACATTCTTGATATATTGGTAAGTTACCCATGGGAGGCCAAAGCAGTGCTAACATTGACTGCTTTTGCCACTGAATATGGAGACATATGGCACCTCAACCATTACTCATTGTTGGATCCACTTGCAAACTCCTTGTCAATGATCAAAGGAGTCCCATTCCTAAAGAAGCAATTAAACTCCATCAAATATCGACAAGTGCTTCTTTGCCCCAACAGTTTAATCTATAGTTGCTTACGAGCCATCAAATATATGAATCAACTCAACAAACACTTCAAACATGATGTAAACGAACTTTCGGAGTTATCCTCGGCCTTTTCTCGACAAATTCCATTGACTTCTTACTGGATAATACACATTATTGTTGCGGCTCAATTCGAGATCTCAAGTTATTTGAATTCTACCGAGTAAGTATTAAAGTATTTTACAGTTCAAACAACTAAATAGacacaaatttcaaacttcaGATATTTTTGTACAAATCTTTCGAAGGattgaataaatttaagacttttaattcTGATTATCTTTATTCGATCTCGAGTAGAATATGAATATCAAAAGTGTTAAGTAATTTATTGAGTTCTGTGGCTTTATTTTTCAGGGGTCAACCACAAAATTACTTGGATGAATTA is a window encoding:
- the LOC111779311 gene encoding protein SIEVE ELEMENT OCCLUSION B-like, which encodes MSLSFSTNPSSNRSLKHFSDEVVARSIYTRHRDGKRIKFDIDNYIALVDSIITTADRITKGNKEGLKLSDDFLNVDPPIFTLNQISTELTRKAPGIEKAHQTTLNILDILVSYPWEAKAVLTLTAFATEYGDIWHLNHYSLLDPLANSLSMIKGVPFLKKQLNSIKYRQVLLCPNSLIYSCLRAIKYMNQLNKHFKHDVNELSELSSAFSRQIPLTSYWIIHIIVAAQFEISSYLNSTEGQPQNYLDELSEKIDSILNTLGSYLNIV